One Herbaspirillum rubrisubalbicans genomic window carries:
- a CDS encoding IS1182 family transposase, protein MLKKPTAAQHELEMVTIEMLVPKDHLLRKIDAAVDFEFIREKVAHLYCADNGRPALDPVVLFKLLFIGYLFGIRSERQLIREVQVNVAYRWFAGFRLTDKVPDSSTFSQNRRRRFIDTTVYQEIFDEIVRQAIGRGMVDGRVLYSDSTHLKANANKNKFDYVQVTQTPSAYLAELDAAVDIDRAEHGKKPLKRDDDDEPPTKEIKVSRTDPESGYMVRDDKPKGFFYLDHRTVDAKHSIITDTHVTPASVHDSQPYLARLDRQRQTFGFDVQAVGLDAGYFTPAVCQGLENREISGVMGYRTPNHKPGTFFKRAYEYDAYRDEYICPQGQPLRYSTTNRLGYREYKSNPEQCRGCKVREQCTNSANAVKVVTRHVWERSKEKVDDRRRTEWGKRIYARRKETVERSFADAKQLHGHRYARMRGLRKVAEQCLLAAAAQNMKKIALLVARLRALLHGLSASASVQKWLQRKMRALLGFCAIDHLQITCA, encoded by the coding sequence ATGCTCAAAAAACCGACAGCCGCCCAGCACGAGTTAGAGATGGTGACCATCGAGATGCTCGTGCCCAAGGACCACCTGCTGCGCAAGATCGACGCGGCGGTGGATTTCGAGTTCATCCGAGAGAAGGTGGCGCATCTGTATTGCGCCGACAATGGCCGCCCGGCACTGGACCCGGTGGTACTCTTCAAGCTCTTGTTCATCGGTTACCTCTTCGGTATCCGCAGCGAGCGCCAGCTCATCCGCGAGGTCCAGGTCAATGTGGCCTATCGCTGGTTTGCCGGATTCCGTCTGACCGACAAGGTACCGGACTCATCCACCTTCTCCCAGAACCGGCGCCGCCGCTTCATTGATACCACCGTCTATCAAGAGATCTTCGACGAGATCGTGCGCCAGGCCATTGGACGCGGCATGGTCGATGGCCGTGTGCTCTACAGCGACAGCACCCACCTCAAGGCCAACGCCAACAAGAACAAGTTCGACTACGTTCAAGTTACCCAGACCCCCTCGGCCTATCTGGCCGAACTGGATGCCGCTGTGGATATCGACCGTGCCGAGCATGGCAAGAAACCGCTCAAGCGTGACGACGATGATGAGCCGCCCACCAAAGAGATCAAGGTCAGTCGCACCGATCCCGAGAGCGGCTACATGGTGCGCGACGACAAGCCCAAGGGCTTCTTCTACCTGGATCACCGCACCGTCGATGCCAAGCATTCCATCATTACCGATACCCATGTCACGCCCGCCTCAGTCCATGACAGTCAGCCTTATCTGGCACGCCTGGATCGTCAGCGCCAGACGTTCGGATTTGATGTACAGGCCGTTGGCCTGGATGCGGGCTACTTCACACCGGCCGTCTGCCAGGGACTGGAGAATCGCGAGATCAGCGGCGTGATGGGCTACCGCACACCCAACCACAAGCCGGGGACATTCTTTAAACGGGCGTATGAGTACGATGCCTACCGTGACGAATACATCTGCCCGCAGGGTCAACCCTTGCGCTACAGCACGACCAATCGACTCGGGTATCGGGAATACAAATCCAACCCTGAGCAATGCCGAGGCTGCAAGGTACGCGAGCAATGCACCAATAGCGCCAATGCGGTCAAGGTGGTGACGCGCCATGTGTGGGAGCGTTCCAAGGAGAAGGTGGATGATCGGCGTCGTACCGAATGGGGCAAGCGCATCTATGCCCGACGCAAGGAAACGGTAGAACGCAGCTTCGCCGACGCCAAGCAATTGCACGGACATCGTTATGCCCGTATGCGGGGATTGCGCAAGGTCGCCGAGCAGTGCTTGTTGGCGGCGGCGGCCCAGAACATGAAGAAGATTGCCCTGTTGGTGGCGCGCTTGCGCGCGCTTTTACACGGTTTGAGCGCCTCTGCCAGCGTACAAAAGTGGCTACAGCGAAAAATGCGCGCCTTGCTTGGCTTCTGCGCCATCGACCATCTGCAAATTACCTGCGCCTGA
- a CDS encoding pyrimidine/purine nucleoside phosphorylase encodes MSTQFDNVTVLKKGNVYFDGKCVSHTVLLADGSKKTLGVILPASLTFNTGAPEIMEINGGSCRVRLQGEEAWNTYAAGTTFSVPGNSSFDIEVTETLDYVCHFG; translated from the coding sequence ATGAGCACTCAATTCGACAACGTCACCGTCCTGAAAAAGGGCAACGTCTACTTCGACGGCAAGTGTGTCTCGCACACCGTGCTGCTGGCCGATGGCAGCAAGAAGACCCTGGGCGTGATCCTGCCCGCCAGCCTGACCTTCAATACCGGCGCGCCGGAAATCATGGAAATCAACGGTGGCAGCTGCCGCGTGCGTCTGCAGGGTGAAGAAGCCTGGAACACCTATGCTGCAGGCACCACCTTCAGCGTGCCGGGCAATTCGAGCTTCGATATCGAAGTCACCGAGACCCTGGATTACGTCTGCCATTTCGGCTGA
- the argG gene encoding argininosuccinate synthase has translation MSNILQSVPVNQKVGIAFSGGLDTSAALTWMRQKGAVPYAYTANLGQPDEPDYDAIPKKAMQYGAEQARLIDCREQLANEGIAALQSGAFHISTAGVTYFNTTPLGRAVTGTMLVAAMREDNVDIWGDGSTYKGNDIERFYRYGLLVNPNLKIYKPWLDSTFIDELGGRKEMSEFMIKSGFDYKMSVEKAYSTDSNMLGATHEAKDLEYLNSGIKIVQPIMGVAFWRDEVEVKAETVTVRFEEGRPVALNGKTFASMTELILEANRIGGRHGLGMSDQIENRIIEAKSRGIYEAPGLALLFIAYERLVTGIHNEDTIEQYRDNGRKLGRLLYQGRWFDSQAIMLRETAQRWVARAITGEVTVELRRGNDYSILNTESPNLTYHPERLTMEKGEGSFSAIDRIGQLTMRNLDIADTRQKLSIYQNTGLLDTSTAVSLPLLGKDEK, from the coding sequence ATGTCCAACATCCTGCAATCCGTCCCGGTCAATCAAAAAGTCGGCATCGCCTTTTCCGGCGGCCTCGATACCAGCGCCGCGCTGACCTGGATGCGCCAGAAGGGCGCCGTCCCCTACGCCTACACCGCCAACCTGGGCCAGCCGGATGAGCCGGACTATGACGCCATCCCCAAGAAGGCCATGCAATACGGTGCCGAGCAGGCGCGCCTGATCGATTGCCGCGAACAACTGGCCAACGAAGGCATCGCGGCCCTGCAAAGCGGCGCCTTCCACATCTCCACCGCTGGCGTTACCTACTTCAATACCACCCCGCTGGGCCGCGCCGTGACCGGCACCATGCTGGTGGCCGCCATGCGTGAAGACAACGTCGACATCTGGGGCGACGGCAGCACCTACAAGGGCAACGACATCGAGCGCTTCTACCGCTACGGCCTGCTGGTGAACCCCAACCTGAAGATCTACAAGCCCTGGCTGGACAGCACCTTCATCGACGAACTGGGCGGCCGCAAGGAAATGTCCGAGTTCATGATCAAGTCCGGCTTCGACTACAAGATGTCGGTGGAAAAGGCCTATTCGACCGACTCCAACATGCTGGGCGCGACCCACGAAGCCAAGGACCTGGAATACCTCAACAGCGGCATCAAGATCGTGCAGCCCATCATGGGCGTGGCGTTCTGGCGCGATGAGGTGGAAGTGAAGGCCGAGACCGTCACCGTGCGCTTCGAAGAAGGCCGTCCGGTGGCGCTCAACGGCAAGACCTTCGCCAGCATGACCGAGCTGATCCTGGAAGCCAACCGCATCGGTGGCCGCCATGGCCTGGGCATGAGCGACCAGATCGAGAACCGCATCATCGAAGCCAAGAGCCGCGGCATCTACGAAGCCCCGGGCCTGGCCCTGCTGTTCATCGCCTACGAGCGCCTGGTCACCGGCATCCACAACGAAGACACCATCGAACAGTACCGCGACAACGGCCGCAAGCTGGGCCGCCTGCTGTATCAGGGCCGCTGGTTCGATTCGCAAGCCATCATGCTGCGCGAAACCGCCCAGCGCTGGGTGGCGCGCGCCATCACCGGCGAAGTGACGGTGGAACTGCGTCGCGGCAATGACTACTCGATCCTCAACACCGAGTCGCCCAACCTGACCTACCACCCGGAACGCCTGACCATGGAAAAGGGCGAAGGCAGCTTCTCGGCCATCGACCGCATCGGCCAGCTGACCATGCGCAACCTGGACATCGCCGATACCCGCCAGAAGCTGTCGATCTACCAGAACACCGGTCTGCTGGACACCAGCACTGCGGTGTCGCTGCCGCTGCTGGGCAAGGACGAAAAGTAA
- the argF gene encoding ornithine carbamoyltransferase yields MAIKHYLQFSDFTLDEYEYVIERSRVIKRKFKNYEPHHTLADRTLVMVFEKNSTRTRLSFEAGMHQMGGAAIYLNTRDSQLGRGEPVEDAAQVMSRMCDVIMIRTYGQEIIERFAKHSRVPVINGLTNEQHPCQVLADVFTYIEHRGSIQGKIVAWVGDANNMLYSWLQAAEVFGFHVNVSTPKGYDIDPAQVSPGNQHYTFFADPADACQDADLVTTDVWTSMGYEAENNARLKAFDGWIVDQAKMARAKKDALFMHCLPAHRGEEVAAEVIDGPQSVVWEEAENRLHVQKALLEYLVHGRFE; encoded by the coding sequence ATGGCAATCAAACACTACCTTCAGTTTTCCGACTTTACGCTTGATGAATACGAGTACGTGATCGAACGTTCCCGTGTGATCAAACGTAAGTTCAAGAATTACGAGCCCCATCACACGCTGGCCGATCGTACCCTGGTGATGGTGTTCGAAAAGAACTCGACCCGCACCCGCCTCTCCTTCGAGGCCGGCATGCACCAGATGGGCGGTGCGGCGATCTACCTCAACACCCGCGACAGCCAGCTTGGCCGCGGCGAACCGGTGGAAGATGCGGCGCAGGTGATGTCACGCATGTGCGACGTCATCATGATCCGCACCTATGGCCAGGAGATCATCGAGCGCTTTGCCAAGCATTCGCGCGTGCCGGTCATCAACGGTCTCACCAACGAGCAGCACCCCTGCCAGGTGCTGGCCGATGTGTTCACCTACATCGAACATCGCGGCAGCATCCAGGGCAAGATCGTGGCCTGGGTCGGTGACGCCAACAACATGCTCTACTCGTGGCTGCAGGCGGCCGAGGTATTCGGCTTCCATGTCAACGTCTCTACGCCCAAGGGCTACGACATCGATCCAGCGCAAGTCTCGCCGGGCAACCAGCACTACACCTTCTTCGCCGATCCGGCCGATGCCTGCCAGGATGCCGATCTGGTCACCACCGACGTGTGGACCAGCATGGGCTACGAGGCCGAGAACAATGCCCGCCTGAAGGCCTTCGATGGCTGGATCGTGGACCAGGCCAAGATGGCACGCGCCAAGAAAGATGCGCTCTTCATGCACTGCCTGCCCGCGCACCGCGGCGAGGAAGTGGCCGCCGAGGTGATCGATGGCCCGCAATCGGTGGTGTGGGAAGAAGCGGAAAACCGCCTGCACGTGCAGAAGGCCCTGCTCGAATACCTGGTGCACGGCCGCTTCGAGTAA
- the rsgA gene encoding ribosome small subunit-dependent GTPase A, producing the protein MGVRKQGARGARAGSAEGRAELEQGLVIAAHGRHYLVQAGEQKLNCVTRGKKSDVAVGDRIRLARTSADQGVIEAIDERKTLLYRSDQYKSKLLAANVDQLFIVVATEPSFSDDLVSRSLVAAESAGVAAHLILNKTDISDALPKTRERLQVYARLGYPVHEVSAKAQPDETRAAFIPLLAGKSTILIGQSGMGKSSIINLIVPDADIATREISAALDTGKHTTTFTRLYQMEQEASIIDSPGFQEFGLYQLSEGMLERAFRDFAPYLGKCRFYNCHHLNEPGCAVLEAVQAGQIAALRHQLYAQLVHESAQTLY; encoded by the coding sequence ATGGGAGTCCGCAAGCAAGGCGCGCGCGGCGCACGGGCGGGATCGGCCGAAGGCCGGGCCGAGCTGGAACAGGGGCTGGTCATTGCCGCCCACGGGCGTCACTACCTGGTGCAGGCAGGTGAACAAAAATTGAATTGCGTCACCCGTGGCAAGAAGAGCGACGTCGCCGTGGGCGACCGTATCCGCCTGGCGCGCACCTCGGCCGACCAGGGCGTGATCGAAGCCATCGATGAGCGCAAGACCCTGCTGTATCGCTCCGACCAGTACAAGTCCAAGTTGCTGGCGGCCAATGTGGACCAACTCTTCATCGTGGTGGCCACCGAACCGAGCTTTTCGGACGACCTGGTCTCGCGCTCGTTGGTGGCGGCCGAGTCGGCCGGCGTGGCGGCGCACCTGATCCTCAACAAGACCGACATCAGCGACGCCCTGCCGAAGACGCGCGAGCGCCTGCAGGTCTATGCGCGCCTGGGCTATCCGGTGCATGAAGTCTCGGCCAAGGCCCAGCCGGACGAAACGCGCGCCGCTTTCATTCCGCTGCTGGCTGGCAAAAGCACCATCCTGATCGGCCAGTCGGGCATGGGCAAGTCGTCCATCATCAACCTGATCGTGCCGGACGCCGACATCGCCACCCGCGAGATTTCAGCCGCGCTCGATACCGGCAAGCACACCACCACCTTCACCCGGCTGTACCAGATGGAGCAGGAAGCCAGCATCATCGATTCACCGGGCTTCCAGGAGTTCGGCCTTTACCAGCTCTCCGAAGGGATGCTAGAACGCGCCTTCCGCGACTTTGCTCCGTATCTCGGCAAATGCCGCTTCTACAACTGCCACCATCTCAACGAACCCGGCTGCGCGGTGCTGGAAGCGGTGCAGGCGGGCCAGATCGCTGCTCTGCGGCACCAGTTGTATGCGCAACTGGTGCATGAGTCTGCGCAGACCTTGTACTGA
- a CDS encoding 4a-hydroxytetrahydrobiopterin dehydratase produces the protein MSITASTLAAARCIQPIEALDDAAIASHLAALPDWKIDDGKLARTFAFSNYYQTLAFVNAMAWIIHAEDHHPELVVTYNRCQVKFDTHSVNAGRGGLSANDFICAAKVDALFAQRANA, from the coding sequence ATGAGCATCACCGCAAGCACCCTCGCCGCTGCCCGCTGCATCCAGCCCATCGAGGCCCTCGATGACGCCGCCATCGCCAGCCATCTGGCCGCCCTGCCCGACTGGAAGATCGACGACGGCAAGCTGGCACGCACGTTTGCCTTCAGCAACTATTACCAGACCCTGGCCTTCGTCAACGCGATGGCCTGGATCATCCACGCCGAAGATCATCACCCGGAACTGGTGGTCACCTATAACCGTTGTCAGGTGAAGTTCGATACCCATAGCGTCAATGCAGGCCGGGGCGGTCTCTCGGCCAACGACTTCATCTGCGCGGCCAAGGTCGACGCTCTCTTCGCCCAGCGCGCCAACGCCTGA
- a CDS encoding M48 family metallopeptidase, whose product MSSLSFSVLFVVFLAISLGVRFWLASRHIRHVIAHRAAVPAEFAEKIPLSAHQKAADYTVARTKFGLVTLAINAAVLIGFTLLGGLQALSSLLLGWTGGPGMIYQIALVAGFGIISGAVDLPLDYYRQFKLEAGFGFNKMSRALFFSDMAKQTLLGAVIGLPLLWVVLTLMEKTGALWWLYTWIVLCAFQLLMLVIYPSFIAPLFNKFTALEDDSLRSRIEGLMQRVGFASKGLFVMDGSKRSAHGNAYFSGFGSGKRIVFFDTLLARLAPQEIEAVLAHELGHFKLKHILKRVVVMFSLSLAFLALLGYLKGQAWFYTGLGVEPLLMGSNNAMALILFMLVLPIFTFLLSPLSSLSSRKHEFEADAFAAQHTHAQDLVSALVKLYEDNASTLTPDPLHSAFYDSHPPASLRIQHLHEAMAARPVAPAAGSH is encoded by the coding sequence ATGTCTTCACTTTCGTTTTCGGTTTTGTTCGTCGTGTTCCTGGCCATCAGCCTGGGAGTGCGCTTCTGGCTGGCCTCGCGCCACATCCGCCATGTCATCGCCCATCGCGCTGCGGTCCCGGCCGAGTTCGCCGAGAAGATCCCGCTGTCGGCCCACCAGAAAGCGGCCGACTATACGGTGGCGCGCACCAAGTTCGGCCTGGTGACGCTGGCGATCAATGCGGCGGTGCTGATCGGCTTTACCCTGCTGGGCGGCCTGCAAGCGCTCTCCAGTCTGCTGCTGGGCTGGACCGGCGGGCCCGGCATGATCTACCAGATCGCACTGGTGGCCGGCTTTGGGATCATCTCGGGGGCGGTCGATCTGCCCTTGGACTACTACCGCCAGTTCAAGCTGGAAGCCGGTTTCGGCTTCAACAAGATGAGCCGCGCACTGTTCTTCAGCGACATGGCCAAGCAAACCCTGCTGGGCGCCGTGATCGGCCTGCCGCTGCTGTGGGTGGTGCTGACCCTGATGGAAAAAACCGGGGCGCTCTGGTGGCTCTATACCTGGATCGTGCTGTGCGCCTTCCAGTTGCTCATGCTGGTGATCTATCCCAGTTTCATCGCGCCGCTCTTCAACAAGTTCACCGCGCTGGAGGACGACAGCCTGCGCAGCCGTATCGAGGGCCTGATGCAGCGCGTCGGTTTCGCTTCCAAAGGTCTGTTCGTGATGGATGGCTCCAAGCGCAGCGCGCATGGCAATGCCTATTTCTCCGGCTTTGGTTCGGGCAAGCGCATCGTCTTCTTCGATACCCTGCTGGCGCGCCTGGCGCCGCAGGAGATCGAAGCCGTGCTGGCCCATGAACTGGGCCACTTCAAGCTCAAGCACATCCTCAAGCGGGTGGTGGTGATGTTCTCGCTGTCGCTGGCCTTCCTGGCCTTGCTGGGCTACCTCAAGGGCCAGGCCTGGTTCTATACCGGGCTGGGGGTGGAACCCCTGCTCATGGGCAGTAACAATGCAATGGCGCTGATCCTGTTCATGCTGGTGCTGCCGATCTTCACCTTCCTGCTCTCGCCGCTGTCTTCGCTGTCGTCGCGCAAGCACGAGTTCGAGGCCGATGCCTTTGCCGCCCAGCATACCCATGCGCAGGACCTGGTGTCGGCGCTGGTCAAGCTGTACGAAGACAATGCCTCCACGCTCACGCCCGATCCGCTGCACTCGGCCTTCTACGACTCGCACCCGCCGGCGTCGCTGCGCATCCAGCATCTGCATGAGGCGATGGCGGCCAGGCCGGTCGCGCCCGCCGCCGGCAGCCACTGA
- the orn gene encoding oligoribonuclease, which produces MSQAPAAPVRPNEMNLVWVDMEMTGLDPDKDRIIEVAVVVTDAELNVLGEGPVLAIHQSDELLDGMDAWNKGTHGRSGLIDRVKASTVTEADAEQQIIAFLKQYVPAGKSPMCGNSICQDRRFMVRGMPKLEEFFHYRNLDVSTLKELCKRWKPEIATGFKKRQMHTALADILESIEELKYYREHFIKE; this is translated from the coding sequence ATGTCACAAGCCCCCGCCGCGCCTGTCCGCCCCAATGAAATGAACCTGGTCTGGGTCGATATGGAAATGACCGGCCTGGACCCGGACAAGGACCGCATCATCGAAGTTGCCGTGGTGGTTACCGATGCTGAACTCAATGTGCTGGGCGAAGGCCCGGTGCTGGCCATCCACCAGTCCGATGAACTGCTGGACGGCATGGATGCCTGGAACAAGGGCACCCACGGCCGTTCCGGCCTGATCGATCGGGTCAAGGCCTCGACCGTCACCGAAGCCGATGCCGAACAGCAGATCATCGCCTTCCTGAAGCAATACGTCCCAGCCGGCAAATCGCCCATGTGCGGCAATTCCATCTGTCAGGACCGCCGCTTCATGGTGCGCGGGATGCCCAAGCTGGAAGAATTCTTCCACTATCGCAATCTGGATGTGTCCACCCTCAAGGAGCTGTGCAAGCGCTGGAAGCCGGAAATCGCCACCGGTTTCAAGAAGCGCCAGATGCACACGGCCCTGGCCGATATCCTGGAATCGATCGAAGAGCTGAAGTACTACCGCGAGCACTTCATCAAGGAGTAA
- a CDS encoding UPF0149 family protein, translated as MHLDQPLSDAEFDELDDFLLSDRCADDVMTMDTLHGYLTALAIGPQEVLMAEWLPRVWGSRPEDTPKFKNGKEAERITSLIARSMNEIAITFEVAPKEYEPLFCEREHEGKPLLDAEAWAWGFWEGIQLRAAQWDEIFHSNLAPLMRPIYLLGSDELEEEETKLIDDPIKTHKLAIEIEAAIPHIHRYWAPKRKSAVEQVQRDAPKTGRNDPCPCGSGKKYKKCCGADSADSSESGNSEE; from the coding sequence ATGCATCTCGACCAGCCCCTTTCCGACGCCGAGTTCGACGAACTCGACGATTTTCTCCTCTCCGATCGCTGCGCCGACGATGTGATGACCATGGACACCCTGCACGGCTACCTGACGGCCCTGGCCATCGGTCCGCAGGAAGTGCTGATGGCCGAATGGCTGCCGCGGGTCTGGGGCAGCCGCCCCGAAGATACGCCCAAGTTCAAGAACGGCAAGGAAGCCGAGCGCATCACCAGCTTGATCGCGCGCAGCATGAATGAAATCGCCATCACCTTCGAAGTTGCACCCAAGGAATATGAACCGCTGTTCTGCGAGCGCGAGCACGAAGGCAAGCCCCTGCTGGATGCCGAGGCCTGGGCCTGGGGCTTCTGGGAAGGCATCCAGCTGCGCGCGGCGCAGTGGGATGAAATCTTCCACTCAAACCTGGCGCCGCTGATGCGCCCGATCTACCTGCTGGGTTCGGACGAGCTGGAAGAGGAAGAAACCAAGCTCATCGATGACCCCATCAAGACCCACAAGCTGGCCATCGAGATCGAAGCCGCCATCCCGCACATCCACCGCTACTGGGCGCCCAAGCGCAAGTCGGCGGTGGAACAGGTGCAGCGCGATGCGCCCAAGACCGGGCGCAACGATCCCTGCCCTTGCGGCAGTGGCAAGAAATACAAGAAGTGCTGTGGCGCCGACTCTGCCGACTCTTCCGAGTCGGGCAACTCGGAAGAATAA